The DNA region AAGCCGGAAAATATTATCGTCGGGGGCTTTTCTCAAGGTGCTGCCATCTCCCTGGCCGCCACGATGACTCTTCCCATGAAGGTTGGAGCTTTTGTCTCTTTGTCTGGTTTCTGTTGTACTTCGAAGGATGCCTTCAACCACACTTCCAGCAAGAACCTCGCCACCCCAGTATTTCACGGACATGGCGACCAAGATCCAATCGTGCCACTGAAGAATGGTCAAATTGCTAGGGACTTCTACACCAGGGATTGCGGGCTTACAAACTACACTTTCAAGGTATATCCGGGCCTGGAACACTCTACGTCTCCAGAAGAGATGGTCGATCTCATTGCATTCATCAAGAAGGTGTTCAGGCTGTAGAATGCGGCACTCCAAGAGCATATAGACTGACTCGAAGGCCTTATAGATggctcatctcatcatcatgTGATCGAAGCTTATTATACATATCTAGCTTGTAGCTATGTTGACGGTAGTTAAGCACACCAAGAGGTAGAAGAATAAAGAGCTGGCGGTCCTGAGCTCGATATCACTCTAGCTTGAATATGTCGCTGCCTCTGAAGCCGCTGACCATTGACTCGAGTAGCAAGCAATTGGATTcgaaacagaagaaatttcaCGCCAGCGTCGTGCGAGCACTGGAGCACTTTGATTCCGTTACTGAGTGGGCAGATTATATTGCTAGTCTGGgaaagctgctgaaggcATTGCAGAGCTGG from Torulaspora globosa chromosome 3, complete sequence includes:
- the TML25 gene encoding palmitoyl-(protein) hydrolase (ancestral locus Anc_8.314); this encodes MSSAVRVASRAQPAEQALIIFHGLGDTGSGWSFLADFLQRDPAFSRTRFVFPNAPSIPITANGGMKMPAWFDILEWTLSPTKADTEGVFRSLDVIQRCVQEQIDSGIKPENIIVGGFSQGAAISLAATMTLPMKVGAFVSLSGFCCTSKDAFNHTSSKNLATPVFHGHGDQDPIVPLKNGQIARDFYTRDCGLTNYTFKVYPGLEHSTSPEEMVDLIAFIKKVFRL